The Dromaius novaehollandiae isolate bDroNov1 chromosome 5, bDroNov1.hap1, whole genome shotgun sequence genome window below encodes:
- the COMMD9 gene encoding COMM domain-containing protein 9, with product MAAVREAEFAALQGLLKAPSRDAVRQLCQECFSSPPAGLGSLARRACPGLAAAPEEAAQLVSALHNLTRHVVYQGLTKPEDILALFPENFHQNLKNLLTKIILENISAWRNEAQASQISLPRLVDMDWRLDIKTSSDSISRMAVPTCLLQLKIQEDAALCGNNPVSALTVELSKETLDTMLEGLGRIRDQLCAVANK from the exons ATGGCGGCGGTGCGCGAGGCGGAGTTCGCCGCGCTGCAGGGGCTGCTGAAG GCGCCGTCGCGGGACGCCGTGCGGCAGCTGTGCCAGGAGTGCTTCTCCAGCCCCCCCGCCGGCCTCGGATCGCTCGCCCGGCGCGCCtgccccggcctcgccgccgcccccgaGGAGGCCGCGCAG CTGGTATCTGCATTGCACAACCTCACCAGGCACGTGGTGTACCAGGGCTTGACAAAGCCGGAAGATATTCTCGctctttttccagaaaacttcCACCAAAACCTGAAAAACCTTTTAACCAAGATTATTTTGGAGAACAT ctctgcctggaggaATGAGGCACAAGCAAGTCAGA TCTCCCTGCCTCGCCTGGTTGACATGGACTGGAGGCTGGACATCAAGACCTCTTCAGACAGCATCAGCAGAATGGCAGTCCCTACTTGCCTGCTACAGTTGAAG attCAGGAAGATGCTGCCTTATGTGGAAATAATCCTGTTTCTGCACTGACTGTGGAACTGAGTAAAGAAACCCTGGACACTATGTTAGAAGGGCTGGGAAGGATCAGGGACCAGCTTTGTGCTGTTGCAAACAAATGA